GGGCCGGCCGGCAGGGCGCGGCGGCGGATCTCCTCCAGCTGCGCGCGAGCGGCCATCTGCTGGGCGAACAGCGCCGTCTGGATGCCCTGGAAGACGCCCTCCAGCCAGCCGACCAGCTGGGCCTGCGCGATGCGCAGCTCCGCGTCGGAGGGGGTCTCGCCCTCGGTGAAGGGCGAGGTGATCCGCCGCAGCTCCTCGCTGAGCTCCGGCGCGAGCCCCTGCTCCAGCTCGCGGATCGACGAGGCGTGGATGTCGCGCAGCCGGGCGCGGCTGGGCTCGTCGAGCGGGGCCGCGCGCACCTCCTCGAGCAGCTGCTTGATCATCGTGCCGATCCGCATGACCTTCGCCGGCTGCTCGACCATCTCGCTCAGGCCGTGCGTGCCGTCGCCGTCGTCCGCGCCGCCGGCGGGCACGGGCATCGCGCCGACCGGCCGGCCGTCGGGTCCGACGACGACGACCTGCTGCGGACGCTCACTGCCGTTCCCCGGTGCCGTCATGACCTCCATCCTGCCCCTCCCCGCCGAGAGGCGAACGCGGGGAGGCCGGGTGCCTCCGCGACGTCCCCGCCGGAGGGCGCCGTTAGGGTCGCCCGCATGGGACCGGGGGAGTCACGGCTGGACGTCGCGCGCGTCCGCGGCCAGTTCCCCGGCCTCTCCGACGGCTTCGTGCACACCGACGCGCCCGCCGGCACGCTGCTGCCGGAGAGCGTGGTGCACGCCGTGTCCTCGGCGATGCGGGTGCCCGTGGCCAACCGCGGCGGGGTCTTCCCGGCGTCCGCGCGCACGGAGGGCCTCATGGCCAGCGCCCGCGCGGCGGTGGCCGACCTGGTGGGCGGTGTCTCCACGGGCGTCGTCCTCGGCCCGAACACCACCACGCTGACCTACGCGCTCGCCCGGGCGCTGGCGCGGACCTGGCGCTACGGCGACGAGGTGGTGGTCAGCCGCCTCGACCACGACGCCAACATCCGCCCGTGGGTGCAGCTGGCCGAGCAGGTCGGCGTCGTCGTCCGGTGGGCCGAGGTGGACATCGAGACCGGTGAGCTGCCTGCCTGGCAGTACGACGAGCTGATCACCCCCCGCACCCGGCTGGTGGCGGTCACGGCGGCCAGCAACGCGATCGGCACGCGTCCCGACGTCGCCGCCATCGCCGCCCGCGCGCACGCCGTCGGCGCGCTGGTCTACGTCGACGCCGTCCAGGCCGCGCCGCACGTGTTCCTCGACCGGAC
This region of Geodermatophilus bullaregiensis genomic DNA includes:
- a CDS encoding bacterial proteasome activator family protein, with the translated sequence MTAPGNGSERPQQVVVVGPDGRPVGAMPVPAGGADDGDGTHGLSEMVEQPAKVMRIGTMIKQLLEEVRAAPLDEPSRARLRDIHASSIRELEQGLAPELSEELRRITSPFTEGETPSDAELRIAQAQLVGWLEGVFQGIQTALFAQQMAARAQLEEIRRRALPAGPGAAEPRPGGGQYL
- a CDS encoding cysteine desulfurase-like protein, yielding MGPGESRLDVARVRGQFPGLSDGFVHTDAPAGTLLPESVVHAVSSAMRVPVANRGGVFPASARTEGLMASARAAVADLVGGVSTGVVLGPNTTTLTYALARALARTWRYGDEVVVSRLDHDANIRPWVQLAEQVGVVVRWAEVDIETGELPAWQYDELITPRTRLVAVTAASNAIGTRPDVAAIAARAHAVGALVYVDAVQAAPHVFLDRTALGADFLAVSAYTFCGPHVAAVVADPALLADLVPDRLLPAPDRVPDRFETGTPPFELYAGVTAAVDHLAGLCEDATGSRRDRLRTSMSAVVAYEGGLFDWLDQALRAMRHVQVVGFPEHTTPTLSFTVTGMRPRQVSVELARRGICAWDGDFYARELFDALGVNEAGGAIRLGLAHYNTAEEVGYVIDSVAALRAL